From the Glycine max cultivar Williams 82 chromosome 11, Glycine_max_v4.0, whole genome shotgun sequence genome, the window TTACGTGGTAGGGACCCTTCCTTCCACTGCTATAGCTGCAATaggaaagaaaactaaaaaatacatagcatcatcaacaatttattcattcattcattcatcatGTTCTAAACAAATTAACTagacatatttatttatttcaaaaaaataaaaataaagagtgagataataaaaatataaaaaagagaaatgagTTGAATATATATGGAGAAAGGGAcccaagaaaaatagaaatgatGGATGGGGCCCACAGGGTAGGGCAAGGGCAAGCGAGGCAAAGTATCAAAGTGGGCATCGGATTCCAAAATTTGTCGCCATGAAAGGAAAGGAAGGGAATGGGAAAAGGACTTGTCGTCGTTGTATGGGCTTGGCCGCATTTTGGGCGGGGGACCTTGAGAGTCACCAAGACACCGAACTCACAGTCACAGTTCCAAGGAGCAAGTATTTAACCTTCGGAACCTTGTCGCTTAGCGTTGCCATGCAAATAATAATGCTTATTCTGATTTGACGAGTGGAACTTGATGCTCAGAATTATACTCTTTCGTTTTCCATGTGAATTTGTCTTCGAGCCAACCATGCTTGCGATTTGGCCTCGTCTTTGCGACCCTTCCAAACTCACGCACTCTCCGTTAAAACTGCAGTTTAATCCGTTTCTCGTTTTCTGCTACGTACTTTTTTCAATTATCTCTCCCTTTCTGTCcagatatttttcaataaatactgTTATTCTCACTGCTTTTTTATTCCCATGACACTTTCCTCAACAATGAAATGGATACAAGACGAATGCAGTCATGTGAAGAAAATTtacatgattttgatattttttttaattagtctttGATATGTACCAAAAATCAATTTGAGATAATATGTGGtatgatatatttaaatacatgCTACATTATATTAACATGTAACGATAAAACACATTTTATAGTTTCCAAATTTATGAGAATTAGATCAAtcaaattcttttatatataaaactaaaattacatttaaacatATTCACAAGGCTAACTATATAACAaccattttttcataatatatattattatgaaaGTAGCATGAaaaatcaatttgtttttttaagatcttttttttttctcaaagtgTGAAAAACCGTGATTTTACTATATTTACAAGTTACTACTAATGACATGTTTGAAAAATTGGAATGAGATAAAACAGTATATTGTTCAAAGATTTGATCATTAACTTGTAAAACTtgtttgtgaaaataaaatattcgcACCCTTAAGCTATAAAGTATGAGAAGTGTAAGCCAAAGATACTATGAGGTGGAATCTGAGACCCTCGTAGGGTGATTATCATTGATAATATATAGCCAGCAAACAACTAAACCAAAATAAGGTTGAGATACATCCACGCATTCGGTGAAATAttctatacaaaaaaaattcaagaaaaacaaaaatggatgagttgttttttgtgtttatcGGCGTGCACGTGCAAGCCTTTTGCATGAGCAACTTCTTTATTGCCACAAAATGTGGAaatctttgttttatttaactttcagaagtgtattttctcatttttctgtgaggaaaattttcctttttaaaatcaaaagggGTCTGGCTGGCTTTCCGCTACAATTTGCAACAATGGGCCAGTCTTTAAGGAGTTGGGTTTTGACAGAGTTGAGAACCATTTGGGCCTAACAGGAGGTGATCGACGAAGGTTTGGGAACTGCTTGGGgcacccagcatttttgctggtacacccagcagttttccaaaataaatattagctTTTTCGTTTCTGcatcttttttttcataaagcTGCACTTCCTAAGTATAACTTGCTTCCGTTAGTATCTTTTTATGAGCGTTTGTTATGGACGGTGGTGTACAGAAGTTATTCTTTAGAAGTTTAAATTTaggatttatcaaataatattttttgttgattaCTGAATTGAATAAGTCAGAAGTTATTCTTTTTCTACAAACAAATTAGTCTAAACAATTTAACTAATAAAGCATTTCATGTTCATGTTGCTCCCATCTGTAAAACAATATGCCAAAACAGAAGATCCCTGTTAACTTTCACATAAGTTCCATTACTGTCTGCAAATAttacttaatttaattgttCAGTTTTGAGCTACTTGTTTGGCCATGGGATTATTAGTGTTTCAAAGGTTTTTTATTGCCTCccttgtttttatatttaaaatatttaatatttctgtCTGCATATCTAATCTGGTATTATCTGCAAGAAACAATGAAAGTGGACGAATGGTGCTAAATCAAACCTTTACAATTGGTAATTTTAGTTTGTACAATATAGAATGCTATGAACTCATGATTTGTTGTTTGAGGAATTAGAAACTGTGTATGTCTTTACCCCTTGATTATGTTGCATGGAATGGGTTCTAGTATCCTTTTTGAATTATGATATGGATTACagcatctttaaaaaaattatgggcATGACatggaatataaaaaaattcaaaataataagcTTTTGGTTTTGACTCCCTAGGGCTTGGTAGAGATAATGGAAAATGGAAATGACTGAATAGTTTACTCTACTCTTGATGGTGTGGGTGAACAGTAGGGATTGTAGACACTGATGAACAGACTATAGTTAAAGTGCTGTCCTTTTTCAGATCATTTTCATATTACAGGACGAGTGGCCAGAAATTGTTGGCCCAAAGTGAAATTGAGCTCACAACGTTCCACTTTCAATCAGCTCAGATGTTTTTCTGTTGTAAGCACATACGAAGTGATTTTTATCCCAAATTTTCCCATTCTTCCACTACATCAGCTAAACTAAGCTTCAAGCATACGCTTcgtaatattttaaatgtgtaTCCTGCTTAAAAACCTTTTGAAACTTAGTCAGTggcttataatatttaattgaggAAGTGACGTGCATGCTGCTTATCTTTcccttcttttttatgtttgtttgtttcaagaTAAAGCACGTCACCGGAACTCACACCATTAAACTATGTTTCATCACAAGATTTATAAGAGAAAATTGTCATAGAGATGATTTTCAAATAATGCTTATATGAAGCTGTAAATAATTGAACCGTAAAATTTGGTACTTTATATAATTGAACTGTAAAATTTCATTTCCATTCAACCTGCTAATATGGTAAAGTGTTCAGTACAGTGGAAACAAATGGCCTAATACGGTAATACATTGTATACATACGACGTAGTTATGACTCTGATACATGTAATAACTGCCTTTTAAATTCAGTGTAAGTCTCTTTGGCTAGGTTTTGTTATATCACTAACAGTAACTACGTGGTAAATTTTACAGAACCAATGCTGACTATTGGCAGCATCAACCCTGTGATGTGGAATGACGACTGGACAGTTGTAACGGAAGATGGAAGCCTTTCTGCACAGTTTGAACACACCATTCTGATAACTCCTGACGGGGCTGAGATTATGACTGAATGCTGAATGATGCAACATTTATTATTCGTGGAAACCACATGGAAAACTTCATTATTTAGAtgcaattgatttcaaaaagtttttgctGGAACTTACCCTAGGTGGgtgggggtgggggggggggggaactgtttcattttttttgtgtaatcTGTTTTCCTGTTTGTATCTGTAACATAGTTTATGCTGTCTTCCGTGCTCCAATTGATAATTATACATATTCTTTCGTTATATATTTGTTTGCTTGAGGTGCAGTTCATGAATTTCACGCGGAGCCAAGAGCACTGCCCTAATTGTCGGAACTATTTatgctaaaaatataaaatgtattcaataaatattatattattgtttactATCCATACTATCTAATCATAATATTGTTTTCTTTGGAGATTCATTATTGATTTAAGCATACTAAGATAACGTAAATCAAAACTAAATACCAGTCCATCtgctaaaataattataatttaagtattacattaagtttattattctactcaataatttataatatgatcTCTTCCGTTGGAAAATTCCATCAGACACCAATCAAAGAATTTTATAACGGCAAATTACACATGTCGTACAACTAgtttaacattaaataataaattttgctttTACTTTAGAGTATAATTctcaaatatgtaatttttttacaccattaactaattaaaaaaaattgggataacttttaaatagttattataaaaaataataaactaattacCATATATGACAACTTATATTAAAGCATGACAATTTATAATTAGGCAACAATGGAAATAATGTTTATACTATCAATAGAATTTAAGTTTGAATATCGGcaacaattattttcttcattcagCTGGCGATCATTTACTTCCCATCTTCTTGTCATTGTGAGTTGGACTTTCTCCCCTTTCTTGCCTCCGAAAGTAATTTTGCAAACCTGCAagcatcaattttattaaaggtGCTGAAGCTTATTTTGTCTTGGTTACtgctacaaaatatattaacttaaatagagaataaataaaatgaaccttTTGAGTGCTTCCACATTGGTGCCTTTATCTGGAACTGGTTCATAGAGACCCGTATCTAGATTCACCCGCGTAACTGTATTCTTCAGTAACTGCTGGCCCACTTTGACCAGATTATCCAAATTCTCTTTAGTAGCTACATCCACAGATGCTAAATCCCCCTTTAATGTATTGTCCTGATGGAAtgagttttaaagaaaaatcaattattaGAGAACTTCACCcagatagtaataataataaaaggtaACTTACTTGAATGCGGAGGTAGTTGTCTTCAGATTGAAGCGCACTAAAAACCACACAGTTGTGGTAGTCAACCATATCAAAGCTTGCTTCGCTAAAACAATCCAAAATGGGAGTTGATCCAGAGTTGAATAACCAGGTTAAAATTCCCCATTTTGACACCATCTTAGCGTTGTATTTGTGCTCACTCTTGTTTGATCCAGTCCCTATTGAGAGAACAAGAAAACGACTATACTCCAAAGGGTTGATACTAATTCCCCCATTTCCCTTCCTTATCAGTTGCTTTGTCACTTCTCTAATTGCACATAAAGTCTGCACATATATATAAGAAGAACCAAATTAAgtcttaatattaaaaaaaatatgcttgACAATTATATATTGCTACCTTTTGCTTTGTGTCAAGAATCTCACCGGATTATTAGCAGCCACACTGCCATCAATAAGGTTGAATTCTTTTATCACTTTTCCTTGTTCATCTTGTTTTGTAAAATAATGAGCCGGCAAAAATGTTGGAGCGGCCGAAGTGGCTATGCAAATATCTGACAGTAGTACATCTAACGTTGGCTCCTTCGCCATCTGCACAAGATGCATGTTTCAAATTTTCAAGATTCACaacaatttcaagaaaaaagttaacaatatatatactaGTAATTAAAAGATCTAACTAACAATGACCTGATACGAGGAAAAGATGGTAGGTTGAAGTATCTTGACGTCAAAAGTTGGAATAACAACGTTCGTCAAGGTTTGGTGCAACTTTGTGCCCCCTAACTTGTTTCTTATCAACTCATGGAAATGCTTCCCGTCGTACTTAGGTCCTGTCAAAGCTTTCCCTATGTTTACCAACGGAGCGAATATTCCCCCCCTGCAGTTACGTGAAGCCAGTCAAAAGTCTTATAGACACGCATATCTGTtaagtctctctctctctctctctctctctctctctctctctatatatatatatatatatatatatgaagcaTTGTAATCATATATATGTGATATTACTATATTAGTAATACCTTTTCTGGGGGAAGATTTGTGGAGAGTTTTCGAGGTAAAATGGCACTATTTCATTGGCAGCAAATAAAGGGCGATTGTTGGCCTTTGGATTTGGAGCTGCTAACATGGAAGCAACGAGTCCCCCTGTACTTGTCCCAGCAATTACATCAAAATAATCTGCAAGCCTTGCATCCTCACCGTCTAACTCCTACATACACATTAATTCAAAAGCATGCATTATTAAGATCTATTTTAGAATTAAACACGTGACGTGTGTGCTCAgtgcaattttttttgcttcaatgtagtatatatattattaacctGAAGTTGAGACTCAAGGTAATCAAGAATAACGCCGGGAATGATTCCTCGGATACCACCACCATCAATGCTGAGAACCGTAATCAGATTCTCATATTTTGGAGCCGGAGCTTCGGGAGAAGATGGATTTTCCATGgttgtttgaaaaataaaatcaactcaaTGATTAGTAACAAGCGTGTAGGTATGGATGAAGAAGTTTTGAGGCACCTTGCTGCAAGCAAAACTATgggtactatatatatatatatttcacgcAAACCATGAGATAGCTTGTGGCAATTAAAGaacttcaaaattatatatgttttactttattttttaatttcttttctgcATCTCCGTCTGTCAGTTTGAATTTCAATAATTGGGCCAGAGGTTGTTCTTGTAATATAAGTTATATGTGTTAAACAAGAATAAGAAAAGACTGACATGCTAAATGATAATAGAATAATTCTTAAAAGTTGTTATGGTGTTCACGTTAATTAATAGGAAAATGCTTATCAtctattcattttttcttgtgttccactcttaattcattttttttcttacattacTTATCagatttactattatttttctaccttttctcttaattttctcttttctttccatttttgttttcactACTCCAATTCATCCCATCCAATTTTGGAGTGTACAAATATCATCATTGCTCCACATAAAAACAAGATTTtagaaacatttatttttttgggccAGTAATTAAATAAGTATGGAGACACCAAGGTACAAAGAGAGCATCCCTGCAATAACAGTACTAAAGCCCTTAAATTTTCTTACGTATCAAAGAATTTCTCTAAACATTATTACAATATGATAAGTTTTGAATGTTTTCATCAAGATATCAgatgtatttatcaaaattttcaatttaaaatcctTCTACAAAGTACTAAGAAAAGTTGTAGTAAAATTTGTACTGGCATATACTCATTGAAAGAACAAGACTCtacaaattacaataaattaaacGTCGTCAGACTAATGATAAATGAAAGTCATTGATGTGGGGTTTAAAAGTTTATCCATGCAGAAAAAACCGATAAGCATCCCGAGTCTCTAGATAGACCGGGtctgtgtgtatatatatatatatatatattacacgcTATCCACTACGGTCATTCACAGCTAGCTGTTGCTTAATTGGCGGTTGGCCCCTACTTCACAAGAAATCGGATATGGTGGAATCGttgtatattttatcattatcacaaatcacatttttttatagaaattccATTTCATTATAGAACACGCGATCCTAACCTAATGCTTAGAATTCAGATTGACaaacaaaataagaattaatcaattaacaaCCAAGGAATTATTTGGtatgattattttctttaatgctTCCTCTCAGACTGGAGTGTATGTTAGTTAATGACAcacaacttaattaattattgagtAGCATTTCAAACTTTATTAGACTCAACGGTTTGGTGAATAAATCAGTTGACTTATAGTTCTATCCCCGCATGTTCTGTaatctcttccttctttttgaGTTAATGGTATTTCCTTTGGTGTGCTACAGAGTTTTAGTAGCAGGTGGGGGTTTCAATCTCGTTGGGATTCCGTTCGCCACTTTGAGGCTTCTGCTTGTCACCtcttttgctaaaaaaaataaataaatttacatttgCATTATAATCGTACAGGAACTATTAAGCAAATCTATGAAGAGCTTCAACCATGGGTTGTCATGCATTATGGCGTTTACTTCCCATCTTGTGAGTTGGGTTGTCATGCATTATACCTTAGCTAGTTTTTCTCGCGTAACTCTACTCTTTAATAACTTCTGGTTCACTTTTGCAGATTATGCAAATTCTCTTCAGTAGCTATATCCTCAGAGGTTAAATCCCCCTCTAATGTATTGTCCTGATTGACTATTGAAGCAACCATTCCAAGTTTTTAAGCAATTTAACTAATTACGAGTATTATTAAATAGACGACAATTGAACCTCACCAAAAACGTAGTAACTGTTTCAAATCCGCTTAtagaacagtaaaaaaaaaattaaaaaaattgatgaattgTACAAGTTAATGTTGCACGGCAAGAGAAAATTAACCATAACTTCGGTGGCAAGTAGTAGTAAGTAATAACTAAGATTTGTTtgaagttaaatttgaaaataaagcttgcttaaataaaatgaggatgaaattatttttaaatcagtTTTAACTTACTtttaggaagaagaaaaaaagttccATAATTCTAATTTCacgtttgtaaattttttaacttaattactGCTGTGTCAATCACATTTATATATGTTGGAAACTGATATTCCCTTCATTCTCTTTAAATTTGCTGCTTGTGGGAACAAGAAAGGGCTGCTATAGGGAATGGAACATTTGCTTTACGCTCTAGTGTCTAGCTTTTTGGCTATGAGTCACATTTGGTTTGTAACTTGATGAAATTTCAATATGCtggttttcttaatttttatgctACAACTGGTGTAGGATGTATGGTGTCCTGGTTTTGGATCTTCGAGATAAATTTTTTGAGTTGGAGGACAGCAAAACCATCAAAGAAGTAACAGAGAAGAATGAATTGGACTTAATTCAGCACCCTCATTCTCATTCATGTAGCAAATACAAAGCTAAATAGCAGTCTCATGAGCCATGGGCCCATTGCTCAACCGAATACCACAATCTTATATCAAACCAACAACCAGCTTCTAGAAGCTATGAGTCATCACTATAATTCTCTATttgtaataaacaaaaccaaaacataATAATCACCTTAGGCTTAACACTGGTTCTTTTTGGGCCTACTAAATTGGGCTTTATCGTCTTAGGTCATAAGATTGAGATACGTCCAAATCTGAAGTACGTCTATTATAGTCTCAAGCCTATTTTTGCTAGATGATTTAAACATAGTATGAATTTTCTTGAttcatattattgttttataggCGTATTTGTTAGAAGAGGgaaatgaacttttttttagagCTATATTTGGGACGATGAGAGGTTAAGCTTTAGTAATTGAAAGATGTTAAAATGTGGaagaatataataaatacaatacaaattatgctaaaaaattaaagttcatGCCCAATTGCATTTCATCAAGCAAATTTGACTTGGGTCAGTCGAGAATTAACAAGATTTATAGGCTACAACAATCAAGCTAAAAGGTCCAAATTCAACAAAGGTTACTAAATAAGGCCCAAGCCTGgtttaaaaaactattaaaaatgataacttctatctaattaacttaattttaattaaaaaaatacttactaCTATTTTTTGTGTGAACAGATTccaactaatattaaaaatatctcttaattaatttaatttcaatttttttgacagtttttaatttcaatatttagAAGATaattatacaacaattaatttgattgcttttaaaaaaagtaatttacatttataattaatttaaaaatcataaaaaataaataagaaaataccaTTTCATTATgtaaaaaggtgaaaaaaattacacaataaaaatataattttgttaacaaaatatacaactgaataaaaattataataacttgaTTTTTCATCTAACTTGATTTATGATCACTCGTGCTGTGTGTGCtgcgtaaaaaaaaaatacatttattctGTGTGTCAGaattttatgaatgattttatTCCATACAAGGctttttaaagattttattcTATGTGAAAAACCATTCACATGAAAC encodes:
- the LOC100812523 gene encoding patatin-like protein 3, which gives rise to MENPSSPEAPAPKYENLITVLSIDGGGIRGIIPGVILDYLESQLQELDGEDARLADYFDVIAGTSTGGLVASMLAAPNPKANNRPLFAANEIVPFYLENSPQIFPQKRGGIFAPLVNIGKALTGPKYDGKHFHELIRNKLGGTKLHQTLTNVVIPTFDVKILQPTIFSSYQMAKEPTLDVLLSDICIATSAAPTFLPAHYFTKQDEQGKVIKEFNLIDGSVAANNPTLCAIREVTKQLIRKGNGGISINPLEYSRFLVLSIGTGSNKSEHKYNAKMVSKWGILTWLFNSGSTPILDCFSEASFDMVDYHNCVVFSALQSEDNYLRIQDNTLKGDLASVDVATKENLDNLVKVGQQLLKNTVTRVNLDTGLYEPVPDKGTNVEALKRFAKLLSEARKGRKSNSQ